DNA from Verrucomicrobiales bacterium:
GCGCATTCAAGACATCGATCATTTGACGAAGCCGGCCATAGTCCCGTCGGTTGAACTCGAAGCCGATGCGAGGCAGGTGAAGGAACTGGTTGTCCTCCTTCTCCTCGGCGGTGGGTTCGATCGGATGGATTTTGGTTGTCAGCATGATATCCGCGAAGTCCTCGTTAAGAGCATCGATCGCAGTCGGCGAGAGGGCGTGCTGGAGACGGATGACGAGCGTTTCCCTGACGAAGCGCATCGAGTGAAAGTTGCGATAGAACCGGGTGATTAACTTCACCGCATCCTCGACGCTGTTGCTGATTTGGTAGAGGTCGAGGTCCTCCGGGGAGATGAGCTGGTTGCGAAGCAGATGCTCGCGGATGTGCTTGTCCCAGGTCTTCCAATAGGTGCCGCCCGGCTTGTCCATGAGCACCAGCGGCATCAGTTTGCTCTTCCCCGTCTGCATCAACGTGAGGGCTTCGTAGCCCTCGTCGAGGGTTCCGAACCCGCCGGGGAAAAGAACGATGGCGTCAGAGTGCCTGACAAAGGTCAGCTTGCGGGTGAAAAAGTATTTGAAGGTGATTAGCTTCTTGTCGTGCTGGATCACCGGGTTGGCGCTTTGCTCCCAAGGTAGCCGGATGTTGGCGCCGAAGCTTTTCTCCGGCCCGGCTCCCTCATGTCCCGCCTGCATGATGCCGGGGCCGGCTCCAGTGATGACCATCCATCCTTCCGCGGCAATTTTCTGCGCGAAGGAC
Protein-coding regions in this window:
- a CDS encoding LOG family protein is translated as MEKMERPPVDPELRRRINELIAFKGGGSNPDLVADIIENALKLMSDVESRGDVRVIQTTVRELRYAFRLFAPHSKVRKVTMFGSARLQPNRKEYQEAVSFAQKIAAEGWMVITGAGPGIMQAGHEGAGPEKSFGANIRLPWEQSANPVIQHDKKLITFKYFFTRKLTFVRHSDAIVLFPGGFGTLDEGYEALTLMQTGKSKLMPLVLMDKPGGTYWKTWDKHIREHLLRNQLISPEDLDLYQISNSVEDAVKLITRFYRNFHSMRFVRETLVIRLQHALSPTAIDALNEDFADIMLTTKIHPIEPTAEEKEDNQFLHLPRIGFEFNRRDYGRLRQMIDVLNAQ